A DNA window from Pseudomonas wuhanensis contains the following coding sequences:
- a CDS encoding aspartate-semialdehyde dehydrogenase, giving the protein MSQSFDIAVIGATGTVGETLVQILEERDFPVANLHLLASSESAGHSVPFRGKNVRVREVDEFDFSKVQLVFFAAGPAVTLSFAPRATAAGCSLIDLSGALPADQAPQVVPEANAEILVGLKKPFQVSSPSPSAATLAVVLAPLLGLLDLQRISLTACLAVSAQGREAVTELARQTAELLNVRPLEPAFFDRQMAFNLLAQVGTPDAQGHTLLEKRLVRELRQVMALPSLKISVTCIQAPVFFGDSFSMTLQSSSAVDLAKINAALEAAPGIELVEAGDYPTPVGDAVGQDVVYVGRVRSGIDDPAELNVWLTSDNVRKGAALNAVQVAELLIKDLL; this is encoded by the coding sequence ATGAGCCAGTCCTTTGATATTGCCGTGATCGGCGCCACCGGTACTGTCGGCGAAACACTCGTCCAGATTCTCGAAGAGCGGGATTTTCCGGTCGCTAACCTGCACCTGCTGGCGAGCAGTGAATCGGCCGGGCATTCGGTACCGTTTCGCGGCAAGAACGTGCGGGTGCGCGAAGTCGATGAGTTCGACTTCAGCAAAGTCCAGTTGGTGTTCTTCGCCGCCGGGCCGGCGGTAACCCTCAGTTTCGCCCCGCGCGCCACCGCCGCCGGTTGCTCGCTGATCGACCTGTCCGGCGCCTTGCCGGCCGATCAGGCGCCGCAAGTGGTGCCTGAGGCCAACGCTGAAATTCTGGTCGGCCTGAAAAAGCCCTTCCAGGTCAGCAGCCCAAGCCCTTCGGCCGCGACACTGGCGGTGGTGCTGGCGCCGTTGCTCGGTTTGCTCGACCTGCAACGCATCAGCCTGACGGCGTGTCTGGCGGTCTCCGCCCAAGGCCGCGAAGCCGTTACTGAGCTGGCCCGTCAAACCGCCGAGCTGCTCAATGTGCGCCCGCTGGAACCAGCATTCTTCGATCGGCAGATGGCCTTCAACCTGCTGGCCCAAGTCGGCACGCCTGATGCTCAAGGTCATACGCTGCTGGAAAAGCGCCTGGTGCGCGAGCTGCGTCAGGTCATGGCGCTGCCTTCATTGAAGATTTCCGTCACTTGCATTCAAGCTCCGGTGTTTTTTGGCGATAGCTTTAGCATGACCTTGCAGTCATCGAGCGCTGTCGATCTGGCGAAAATCAACGCAGCTCTGGAAGCGGCGCCCGGTATCGAACTGGTCGAGGCGGGCGATTACCCGACCCCGGTAGGCGATGCGGTAGGGCAGGACGTGGTTTACGTTGGTCGGGTTCGCAGCGGGATCGACGATCCGGCGGAACTTAATGTGTGGCTGACGTCAGATAACGTACGCAAAGGCGCCGCGCTCAATGCTGTGCAGGTGGCTGAATTGTTGATAAAAGACCTGCTGTAA
- a CDS encoding FimV/HubP family polar landmark protein codes for MVQVRKLVLAIAAASALSSGMAHALGLGELTLKSTLNQPLVAEIELLDVKDLSAAEVVPSLASPEDFAKAGVDRQAFLNDLTFTPVLNASGKSILRVTSSKPLSEPMVKFLVQVMWPNGRLLRDYSVLLDPSKFSPQTADAAAQPAPAQTVTAPVTGATKSSPYTTTARDTLWEIAAKARNGGSIQQTMLAIQALNPDAFIDGNINRLKTGQVLRLPDQVQSTNLPQPKAIAEVAAQNTAWRQGRRYVAKPGTGQQQLDATKRARGEGASSQAATDKLSLVSADTGKGGKGAAGDAKALSNKLAVTQESLDTTRRDNAELKSRMSDLQSQLDKLQRLIELKNNQLAKLQAEGGADTPAATTAPAMSAELAANPAATPADAAPAPAPETAAPEAVPAPAVEPAPATSDDQKFNELLTNPILLGLVGGGAVVLLLLLLLLARRRKAQQEAEKHLRMARALEEEQAFSVDQDLPESSFEGLEVPPPSVKLATAPTLAPAPAPVISPVVVTPPIAAPLVSPAAERSERSDDVLAQAQSHIAGGRLNQAAALLEDAIKQAPQRSDLRLKLMEVYGQQGDRDAFVAQERQLVANGDNFARVEELKSRFPAMAVAVAGGLAAAAIAAELDAQYVKDLLLDEPQAPEPALSDFDSAFDLSLDDLDAATPIAPAVAAEPEPAPEPEPEPTPEALAELDEFPLDDDLSFESVLQQQTEIKENLDDLSDFDLDMDLGGDASPAILAEDDFLMSLDENLKDAPAAEAPTVAETPLDDLELPLDFDLSLADEMDASPDQPDAFENELNDVNAELERLSQSLGEPSFTEEDALASADDELDFLSGADEVATKLDLAQAYIDMGDNDGARDILNEVVTEGDAGQKSEAKEMLSRLA; via the coding sequence ATGGTTCAAGTTCGCAAACTGGTGTTAGCAATAGCGGCCGCCTCGGCGCTGTCCTCCGGTATGGCGCATGCCCTCGGGCTCGGGGAATTGACCCTGAAGTCGACGCTGAACCAGCCTCTGGTGGCAGAAATCGAGTTGCTCGACGTCAAGGACCTCTCGGCTGCCGAAGTGGTGCCGAGCCTGGCCTCGCCCGAAGATTTCGCCAAGGCCGGTGTCGATCGCCAGGCGTTTCTCAATGACCTGACCTTCACCCCAGTGCTTAACGCCAGCGGCAAAAGCATCCTGCGCGTCACGTCCAGCAAACCGCTGTCCGAACCGATGGTGAAATTCCTGGTTCAGGTGATGTGGCCCAACGGTCGCCTGCTACGCGATTACAGCGTGCTGCTCGATCCGTCCAAATTCTCGCCGCAGACCGCCGATGCCGCCGCGCAACCGGCGCCAGCCCAAACGGTGACCGCGCCGGTCACCGGCGCGACCAAATCGTCGCCATACACCACCACAGCGCGCGATACCCTGTGGGAAATCGCCGCGAAGGCGCGTAATGGCGGTTCGATCCAGCAGACCATGCTGGCCATCCAGGCGCTGAACCCGGATGCGTTCATCGACGGCAACATCAACCGACTGAAAACCGGTCAGGTGCTGCGCCTGCCTGATCAGGTGCAGAGCACCAACCTGCCGCAACCCAAGGCCATCGCCGAGGTCGCCGCGCAGAACACCGCGTGGCGTCAGGGTCGTCGCTACGTGGCGAAACCGGGAACCGGTCAGCAGCAACTTGACGCCACCAAGCGCGCTCGCGGTGAAGGTGCTTCGTCGCAAGCCGCCACAGACAAACTGAGCCTGGTCTCTGCCGACACCGGCAAGGGCGGCAAAGGTGCCGCCGGTGATGCGAAAGCGTTGAGCAACAAGCTGGCCGTGACTCAGGAAAGCCTCGACACGACCCGTCGTGACAACGCTGAACTGAAAAGCCGCATGAGCGATCTGCAAAGTCAGCTGGACAAGCTGCAACGCCTGATCGAACTGAAGAACAACCAATTGGCCAAGTTGCAGGCCGAAGGTGGCGCGGACACACCGGCGGCTACGACCGCTCCGGCGATGTCAGCCGAACTGGCGGCCAACCCTGCGGCAACGCCTGCGGACGCAGCCCCGGCACCTGCGCCAGAGACAGCTGCACCAGAAGCTGTTCCGGCACCAGCCGTCGAGCCAGCGCCTGCGACATCCGATGATCAGAAATTCAACGAGCTGCTGACCAACCCGATCCTGCTGGGGCTGGTGGGTGGCGGTGCGGTGGTTCTGCTGCTCTTGCTGCTGTTGCTGGCCCGTCGCCGCAAAGCCCAGCAAGAGGCCGAGAAGCATCTGCGCATGGCCCGTGCCTTGGAAGAGGAACAAGCGTTCTCCGTCGACCAAGACCTGCCGGAAAGCAGCTTCGAAGGCCTGGAAGTTCCGCCGCCGAGCGTGAAACTTGCGACCGCACCAACGCTAGCGCCGGCCCCGGCCCCGGTGATTTCTCCAGTTGTGGTGACGCCGCCGATCGCTGCGCCACTGGTATCGCCTGCCGCCGAGCGTTCCGAGCGTTCCGACGACGTACTGGCTCAGGCGCAGTCGCACATTGCAGGCGGTCGTCTGAATCAGGCCGCTGCATTGCTGGAAGATGCGATCAAGCAAGCGCCGCAACGCAGTGACCTGCGCCTGAAGCTGATGGAAGTCTACGGTCAGCAGGGCGACCGCGATGCGTTCGTCGCTCAGGAGCGTCAGCTGGTAGCCAATGGCGATAACTTCGCCCGGGTTGAAGAATTGAAAAGCCGCTTTCCGGCGATGGCAGTCGCAGTTGCGGGTGGTCTGGCTGCCGCGGCAATCGCCGCCGAGCTGGATGCGCAATACGTCAAGGACCTGCTGCTGGACGAACCGCAAGCCCCGGAACCGGCATTGTCCGACTTCGACAGCGCCTTCGATCTGAGCCTGGACGATCTGGACGCGGCTACTCCAATCGCGCCTGCCGTTGCGGCGGAACCAGAGCCAGCACCAGAGCCGGAGCCGGAGCCAACACCAGAAGCTCTGGCTGAGCTGGACGAATTCCCGCTGGATGACGACCTGAGCTTTGAGTCGGTGTTGCAGCAACAGACTGAAATCAAGGAAAACCTCGACGATCTGTCGGACTTTGACCTGGACATGGATCTGGGCGGCGATGCTTCGCCAGCCATCCTGGCCGAAGACGACTTCTTGATGAGTCTGGATGAAAATCTCAAGGATGCGCCAGCCGCCGAAGCACCGACCGTGGCTGAGACACCGCTCGATGACCTGGAGTTGCCGTTGGACTTCGATCTGTCGCTGGCCGATGAAATGGACGCCAGCCCGGATCAGCCTGACGCCTTCGAAAATGAACTCAACGACGTCAACGCTGAGCTGGAACGTCTGTCCCAGAGCCTTGGTGAGCCGAGTTTTACCGAGGAAGACGCTTTGGCCTCCGCGGACGATGAGCTCGATTTCCTCTCCGGTGCTGACGAAGTCGCCACCAAACTCGACCTGGCCCAGGCTTACATCGACATGGGCGACAACGACGGCGCTCGGGACATCCTCAATGAAGTGGTGACCGAGGGCGATGCGGGTCAGAAGAGCGAAGCCAAGGAAATGCTCTCGCGTCTGGCGTGA
- a CDS encoding GNAT family N-acetyltransferase, protein MPETSTVIADIHMLDSGYSREARSLLYQAYRHEPTFGYLFEAERPGYEQRVRATVRELVKQHFLQDLPAIGLLVNDRLIGIALIAPPQRRLGITESWAWRLRMVLSTGFRCTRRYLDYHAAVMACVPSDSVHVLPLLGVHPQFQGKHFGEQLLQAVHNWCAVDEHSQGVILDTGNPRYLEFYKRQGYEEIGEVAVGPILEHVFFHANPQVLQTATA, encoded by the coding sequence ATGCCCGAAACCTCGACCGTCATCGCCGATATTCACATGCTCGACAGCGGCTATTCCCGCGAAGCACGTTCCCTGCTGTACCAGGCGTACCGGCACGAGCCGACGTTCGGCTATCTGTTCGAAGCCGAACGCCCCGGTTATGAACAACGAGTAAGGGCAACGGTGCGCGAACTGGTCAAACAACACTTTCTTCAGGATTTACCAGCCATCGGCCTGCTGGTGAATGACCGCTTGATCGGCATCGCCCTGATCGCACCGCCGCAACGTCGCCTGGGCATTACCGAAAGCTGGGCCTGGCGCCTGCGGATGGTGCTCAGCACCGGGTTTCGCTGTACCCGACGCTACCTCGATTACCACGCCGCCGTGATGGCGTGCGTGCCCTCCGACTCGGTGCATGTCTTGCCATTACTGGGGGTTCATCCGCAATTCCAGGGCAAGCATTTCGGTGAACAATTGCTGCAAGCGGTCCATAACTGGTGCGCGGTCGATGAGCACTCACAGGGTGTGATCCTCGACACCGGGAATCCTCGTTATCTGGAGTTCTATAAGCGTCAGGGCTACGAGGAAATCGGTGAAGTGGCGGTAGGACCGATTCTTGAACACGTGTTTTTCCACGCCAACCCGCAGGTGTTACAAACGGCAACGGCATAA
- a CDS encoding autotransporter assembly complex protein TamA has translation MKFSGRFTSGVLMLISSCAALAQSELDVRIKPSNDELKANIEGYIGSLGDRDEEALLRFSRGAEEQARKAAQALGYYQPQIESDVKGGKKPRLVLTIDPGEPIHLRNVTVRVDGPAASLKSFRVPKSDLLKPGAVLNHGHYEDAKRVIQNQASRYGFFSGRFTRQKLLVDPRAGVADIELIYDSGPRYALGKVSFEGDTPFDEDLLQRMVPFKAGTPYDSELIAELNQALQSSGYFEGVRVDAAPAASKDEVIPVAVKLETRKPRTMGLGLGFSTDVGPRAKANWTRHWVNPQGHSYGWEAEISAPRQNVGLFYDVPLDPPLTDKLRFAGGYQSEEIADKDSLSKLLTLGPEWHSKLPSGWQRVVSLKWQREEYRLGDDSGLSTLLMPGVSYSYLKSDNRIDPHNGYRLQFETKVAKEGLGSDTNLVYGTALVKGLTTVFDKHRLLGRVQVGGSATNGYKSMPPSLRFFAGGDQSVRGYDYQSLSPENSDGDRIGGRYMVAGSVEYQYSVAEKWRVATFIDQGNSFNTLELPNLKTGVGIGVRWVSPVGPIRLDLAHAMDDDGGIRLHFSMGPEL, from the coding sequence ATGAAGTTTTCCGGAAGATTTACCAGTGGCGTGCTGATGCTGATCTCCAGCTGCGCGGCACTGGCGCAAAGTGAATTGGATGTGCGGATCAAACCGTCCAACGATGAACTAAAAGCCAATATAGAAGGCTATATCGGTAGCCTCGGCGATCGCGACGAAGAAGCCCTGCTGCGCTTCAGTCGTGGCGCCGAAGAACAGGCACGCAAAGCCGCCCAGGCCTTGGGCTACTACCAGCCGCAAATTGAAAGCGACGTGAAGGGCGGCAAGAAGCCGCGTCTGGTTCTGACCATCGATCCTGGCGAGCCGATCCATTTGCGCAACGTCACGGTGCGTGTCGACGGTCCTGCGGCCTCGCTAAAATCCTTTCGCGTGCCCAAAAGTGACCTGCTCAAACCCGGCGCGGTGCTCAATCATGGTCATTATGAAGACGCCAAGCGAGTGATCCAGAACCAGGCTTCGCGCTACGGCTTTTTCAGTGGGCGCTTCACCCGCCAAAAACTGTTGGTGGACCCGCGGGCAGGCGTCGCCGATATCGAATTGATCTACGACAGCGGCCCGCGCTATGCGCTGGGCAAGGTCAGTTTTGAAGGCGACACGCCGTTCGACGAAGACCTGCTGCAACGCATGGTGCCGTTCAAGGCCGGTACGCCCTATGACTCCGAACTGATCGCCGAACTCAATCAGGCGCTGCAATCGAGCGGCTATTTCGAGGGCGTGCGCGTGGACGCAGCGCCGGCCGCGTCCAAGGACGAGGTGATCCCGGTGGCGGTCAAACTGGAAACCCGCAAGCCTCGGACCATGGGCCTCGGTCTGGGCTTTTCCACCGACGTCGGTCCACGGGCCAAAGCCAACTGGACCCGCCATTGGGTCAATCCCCAGGGGCACAGTTACGGCTGGGAAGCCGAGATTTCAGCACCAAGGCAGAACGTCGGTCTGTTTTACGACGTTCCGCTGGATCCACCATTGACCGACAAACTGCGCTTTGCCGGTGGTTATCAGAGCGAAGAAATCGCCGATAAGGACAGCCTGAGCAAGTTGCTCACCCTCGGCCCCGAGTGGCACAGCAAGTTGCCTAGCGGCTGGCAGCGGGTGGTTTCGCTCAAGTGGCAGCGCGAGGAATATAGACTCGGCGATGATTCGGGCCTGAGTACTTTGCTGATGCCCGGCGTGAGTTATTCGTACCTGAAAAGCGACAACCGCATCGATCCGCACAACGGTTATCGCCTGCAATTCGAAACCAAAGTCGCCAAGGAAGGATTGGGTTCGGACACCAACCTGGTCTATGGCACGGCGCTGGTCAAAGGCCTGACTACGGTCTTCGACAAACACCGCTTGCTCGGTCGGGTGCAGGTCGGCGGCAGCGCTACAAACGGCTACAAATCGATGCCGCCGTCCTTGCGCTTCTTCGCCGGTGGCGATCAGAGCGTGCGCGGTTACGACTACCAGAGCCTGTCCCCGGAAAACTCCGATGGCGACCGTATCGGTGGCCGCTACATGGTGGCCGGCAGCGTCGAGTATCAATACTCCGTCGCCGAAAAATGGCGGGTCGCAACCTTCATCGACCAGGGCAACTCCTTCAACACACTCGAATTGCCGAACCTGAAGACCGGTGTCGGTATCGGCGTACGCTGGGTTTCTCCGGTGGGGCCGATTCGTCTCGATCTGGCCCATGCGATGGATGACGACGGCGGCATTCGACTGCACTTTTCCATGGGGCCTGAGCTGTGA